TGTCGCCCATTTGCTCCATCTTATACTCCTTAATGATCCATGAGAAAGATACTCGATTTAAGGAATTACGGGCAACACCCTTCAGTGTTTCACCGCAGGAAAATCGGAGAACTTTGTAGTACCAGCCGGGAGGATAATTCTAAGTGTGCAAAAGATACTTCATTTTGCCGAGTACATTCCCTGGTAGCTCTTATCGTAGTTGGAACTCTGGTAGAATTCGCACTTCATGCAGCTTGCCAGCTTCATTGCGAACGTTCCCTGAACAACTCCCCCGCAAAATGTTCCGGCAATTCGGGCGCAATGGTTTCCGCTGTCGGGATATGCAGGGCACACACCCAACTCGGCGGTTCTAGCGCCGCCCTTTTCTCTGCCGCATTTTTTAAATTCCCAGCAATTCATTTCTAGTCTCTTTGTTGATGCCTTCAATTCATGTATCGGAATTATTTTTCTTTCCTAAAGTTGCTTTGGATCATGAAATTAATCTGTAATTGATGCCATGGAATATGGCTTGCATTTTCGTGCTGCGGATTTTCAATGTGAAGCGGCATGAGATGACGGGATTGGATTTATAAGAATCGACATGAAGGGCAGAGAGTCAATTTAGATCTTAGTAAACTGCCTCTCCGCCGCATCGTGGATGCAGTTTTATTTTCTATTCGTCTCCGCTCGATTTTTTGTTCGCGGCGTTGTCACTGCTGCTTGAGGTCGAGGGCTTTCTGAGTCTTCGGAGTGAACTTGACTTCTTTCAGCGTGAAGCCGGCATCGGCGACTGCTTTCACCAACTGATCTCTTGTCACTTGCGTGGTCGCTGGAACGTCAAGGCTTGCATATCCGGTATTATAGTTCGCCTTTACATTTTTCGCTCCTTTAAATTTGCAGAGACTGCTCTCCAGGCTCTTCGAGCAACTCGAGCACATCATACCGGAAACGCGAAGGTTTATGTGTTCCGTTTTTGCGGTGGGCTTGTTCTTCGCGAAGGAGTTGCTTTGGAAGACACTAATTGACAGGAATGCCGCGAGAGTAAGCAATCCTGAAATTAATTTTATCGTTTTCATTCGATCCTCCGATTTTTGTTAATTTACAACAAAAACTACCCGGAAGCCCGAGAAGTTCCCCCGATATAAACCTTGCGAAGTCACCGAGACGGTTCGGCGGAGCATGTGGCGAGGTCTTCGCAGGGTCATCCGTTCAATGCACGCCCCCTATTCTTTTCTTCATTATTATCTTAGAGATCGTTGAGGTCTGCGAGTATTTAGGGAGCCTATTGCATGTCCAGGTCGCCGGCCAGCCTTCTGTGATGGGTAGCGACATCTGCCCCGGTTGCGAGTGCGACCATAACATCTAAGTCAGCAACACTAATAGAATTAGGGGGATCAGTGCTGGAGGTGATTTGCTGAGAACGGCAAGCTATGATTTTAACTTGATCTTCCGTCTGTCGAAACCAGCAATTCGCTAACAATATGCGAAAATAATTTGCGAAATCACTTGACATTTAAATTCACTCCCGTTATATTCATGCGTTGTACTGAATGTTAGCGCTAACAATTTGCTGGCGTTTTTGGTGTTAAGTTAGTGCTGGAATCGAACAAGGGAGAGACAATACGTTAGAAATTTTAGCTACAACAATATTTACTATCCTTTTCATGTTAGCGCTAACATAATCGTGAAGTCAA
Above is a genomic segment from Candidatus Acidiferrales bacterium containing:
- a CDS encoding cation transporter, whose product is MKTIKLISGLLTLAAFLSISVFQSNSFAKNKPTAKTEHINLRVSGMMCSSCSKSLESSLCKFKGAKNVKANYNTGYASLDVPATTQVTRDQLVKAVADAGFTLKEVKFTPKTQKALDLKQQ